One Augochlora pura isolate Apur16 chromosome 10, APUR_v2.2.1, whole genome shotgun sequence DNA window includes the following coding sequences:
- the Pgm2a gene encoding phosphoglucomutase 2 isoform X2 — translation MATKVPVNTGKTELDNKINEWLKWNKDPKAGHKVEELVQENNIEILSNLFLERLKFGTAGLRGHMGPGYSQMNDLVIVQTGQGLSNYLLNAVSNASEKGVIIGYDGRHCSKRFAELTAAIFIAKHVKVYLFSKVVPTPFIPYGVLKYKCAAGIMVTASHNPKNDNGYKVYWENGAQIISPHDEKIQKYILENLEPIESSWDVTKVYVSPLYKDPWSDIMQLYFHGLKQKVLYPEVNRNTILKFTYTPMHGVGYEYMSAAFDAANLKPFVIVEEQKLPDPEFSTVKFPNPEEGESALELSIKTANENSSSIIIANDPDADRLACATKIKTGEWHIFSGNELGALLGWWMMHTYRVQHPDTDFSNVYMLASTVSSKILAAMAKQEGFNFEETLTGFKWMGNRTVELEKTNKTVIFAYEEAIGFMCGSNVLDKDGISAGMCVAELAAYLETIGFTLYEKLYDIYAQYGYHISENSYWICHEPNTIKTIFERLRNYAGEPNTKFPDRNTL, via the exons ATGGCTACAAAAGTTCCTGTAAACACTGGAAAAACCGAACTGGATAATAAAATCAACGAATGGTTAAAATGGAACaag GATCCAAAAGCTGGTCATAAGGTCGAAGAACTTGTCCAAGAGAATAACATTGAGATCTTATCAAATTTGTTCTTGGAAAGACTTAAATTTGGTACAGCTGGGTTAAGAGGTCATATGGGTCCAGGATATAGTCAGATGAATGATTTAGTTATAGTTCAAACTGGTCAAGGtctatcaaattatttactaaatgcTGTATCCAATGCATCAGAAAAAGGAGTGATAATAGGATATGATGGACGTCATTGCAGCAAAAG GTTCGCAGAATTGActgctgcaatttttatagcaaaacATGTAAAAGTGTATCTCTTTTCAAAAGTTGTTCCAACTCCTTTCATACCTTACGGTGTGTTAAAGTATAAATGTGCAGCAGGAATAATGGTTACAGCTTCCCATAATCCTAAGAACGACAATGGCTATAAAGTCTATTGGGAAAACGGTGCACAAATTATTTCACCTCATgatgaaaaaattcaaaagtaCATACTTGAAAATCTTGAACCAATTGAATCTTCCTGGGATGTAACAAAAGTATATGTCAGTCCATTATATAAAGACCCATGGAGTGATATTATGCAGTTGTATTTTCATGGTCTTAAACAAAAAGTTTTATATCCTGAAGTAAATAGAAacacgatattaaaatttacatatacaCCCATGCATGGAGTTGGATATGAATATATGAGTGCAGCATTCGATGCTGCAAATTTAAAG CCATTTGTAATAGTTGAAGAACAAAAGTTACCTGATCCAGAATTTTCAACTGTAAAATTTCCAAACCCTGAGGAAGGGGAAAGTGCTTTGGAGCTCAGTATAAAAACagcaaatgaaaattcttcttCTATCATAATCGCTAATGATCCTGATGCAGATAGATTAGCTTGtgctacaaaaataaaaac CGGAGAATGGCATATTTTTTCGGGCAATGAACTAGGAGCGTTATTAGGATGGTGGATGATGCATACGTATCGAGTGCAACATCCTGACACAGATTTCTCAAATGTATATATGCTCGCATCAACGGTATCGAGTAAAATTTTAGCTGCGATGGCAAAACAAGAAGGTTTTAACTTTGAG GAAACTTTAACAGGTTTCAAGTGGATGGGCAATAGAACTGTAGAACTAGAGAAAACTAATAAAACGGTAATATTTGCATATGAAGAAGCAATTGGTTTCATGTGTGGTTCTAATGTATTGGATAAAGATGGTATAAGCGCTGGAATGTGTGTAGCAGAATTGGCAGCTTATCTCGAGACAATAGGTTTTAcactttatgaaaaattgtatgatATATATGCTCA ATATGGGTATCACATTTCTGAGAACTCGTATTGGATTTGTCATGAGCCAAATActattaaaactatatttgAAAGACTACGAAATTATGCTGGAGAACCAAATACG
- the LOC144476375 gene encoding START domain-containing protein 10 isoform X3, which yields MYQIVHTYKMDIGIVKIAEDKDFEKLKRLYDDNNDWRLDYNKPDLSVWTKCVPGISFRMVKIRTRFADVLPETLYDVLHDPEYRKVWDTHMIESKDIGFFNPNNDIGYYSMACPSPLKNRDFVLQRSWLDTGIEQLILNHSVFHKDYPPRKQYVRATSYLTGYIVRPSRNGDGSELGYVSHTDPHGKLPVWLVNKVTQIFAPKMVKKLHKASVAYPNWKLLNNPNCKPWHFPEQISAPRIRIEDCQLKDK from the exons ATGTATCag ATAGTACATACTTATAAAATGGATATtggaattgttaaaattgccGAGGATAAAGATTTTGAGAAATTGAAACGATTAtatgatgataataatgattgGAGGTTGGATTACAATAAACCTGATTTGTCAGTTTGGACAAAATGTGTGCCAGGAATTAGTTTCAGAATGGTGAaa ATTAGAACTCGATTTGCTGATGTTTTACCTGAAACATTGTATGATGTATTACATGATCCAGAATACAGAAAAGTTTGGGATACCCATATGATTGAATCAAAAGACATAGGTTTTTTTAATCCAAATAATGATATTGGTTATTATTCCA TGGCTTGTCCATCTCCGTTAAAAAACAGAGATTTTGTACTACAGAGGTCTTGGCTCGATACTGGTATAGAACAACTAATTCTAAATCATTCTGTTTTCCACAAAGACTATCCCCCAAGGAAACAGTATGTAAGAGCAACATCTTACCTTACAG gATACATTGTAAGACCGTCACGAAATGGGGATGGTTCTGAACTTGGATATGTATCTCATACTGATCCACATGGGAAACTACCAGTTTGGCTAGTGAATAAAGTTACGCAAATATTTGCACCAAAG atggttaaaaaattgcataaagcTTCTGTGGCCTATCCTAATTggaagttattaaataatccaAACTGTAAACCATGGCATTTCCCAGAACAAATTTCTGCACCACGAATACGAATTGAAGAT
- the LOC144476375 gene encoding START domain-containing protein 10 isoform X1: MYQIVHTYKMDIGIVKIAEDKDFEKLKRLYDDNNDWRLDYNKPDLSVWTKCVPGISFRMVKIRTRFADVLPETLYDVLHDPEYRKVWDTHMIESKDIGFFNPNNDIGYYSMACPSPLKNRDFVLQRSWLDTGIEQLILNHSVFHKDYPPRKQYVRATSYLTGYIVRPSRNGDGSELGYVSHTDPHGKLPVWLVNKVTQIFAPKMVKKLHKASVAYPNWKLLNNPNCKPWHFPEQISAPRIRIEDCVKSTEERNSKNHYVDESELKESAVMDSD; encoded by the exons ATGTATCag ATAGTACATACTTATAAAATGGATATtggaattgttaaaattgccGAGGATAAAGATTTTGAGAAATTGAAACGATTAtatgatgataataatgattgGAGGTTGGATTACAATAAACCTGATTTGTCAGTTTGGACAAAATGTGTGCCAGGAATTAGTTTCAGAATGGTGAaa ATTAGAACTCGATTTGCTGATGTTTTACCTGAAACATTGTATGATGTATTACATGATCCAGAATACAGAAAAGTTTGGGATACCCATATGATTGAATCAAAAGACATAGGTTTTTTTAATCCAAATAATGATATTGGTTATTATTCCA TGGCTTGTCCATCTCCGTTAAAAAACAGAGATTTTGTACTACAGAGGTCTTGGCTCGATACTGGTATAGAACAACTAATTCTAAATCATTCTGTTTTCCACAAAGACTATCCCCCAAGGAAACAGTATGTAAGAGCAACATCTTACCTTACAG gATACATTGTAAGACCGTCACGAAATGGGGATGGTTCTGAACTTGGATATGTATCTCATACTGATCCACATGGGAAACTACCAGTTTGGCTAGTGAATAAAGTTACGCAAATATTTGCACCAAAG atggttaaaaaattgcataaagcTTCTGTGGCCTATCCTAATTggaagttattaaataatccaAACTGTAAACCATGGCATTTCCCAGAACAAATTTCTGCACCACGAATACGAATTGAAGAT TGTGTAAAGTCTacagaagaaagaaattcgaaGAATCATTATGTTGATGAATCAGAGTTAAAGGAGTCCGCTGTAATGGATAGcgattaa
- the LOC144476375 gene encoding START domain-containing protein 10 isoform X2, protein MYQIVHTYKMDIGIVKIAEDKDFEKLKRLYDDNNDWRLDYNKPDLSVWTKCVPGISFRMVKIRTRFADVLPETLYDVLHDPEYRKVWDTHMIESKDIGFFNPNNDIGYYSMACPSPLKNRDFVLQRSWLDTGIEQLILNHSVFHKDYPPRKQYVRATSYLTGYIVRPSRNGDGSELGYVSHTDPHGKLPVWLVNKVTQIFAPKMVKKLHKASVAYPNWKLLNNPNCKPWHFPEQISAPRIRIEDCFVKIGFCYLDYSVN, encoded by the exons ATGTATCag ATAGTACATACTTATAAAATGGATATtggaattgttaaaattgccGAGGATAAAGATTTTGAGAAATTGAAACGATTAtatgatgataataatgattgGAGGTTGGATTACAATAAACCTGATTTGTCAGTTTGGACAAAATGTGTGCCAGGAATTAGTTTCAGAATGGTGAaa ATTAGAACTCGATTTGCTGATGTTTTACCTGAAACATTGTATGATGTATTACATGATCCAGAATACAGAAAAGTTTGGGATACCCATATGATTGAATCAAAAGACATAGGTTTTTTTAATCCAAATAATGATATTGGTTATTATTCCA TGGCTTGTCCATCTCCGTTAAAAAACAGAGATTTTGTACTACAGAGGTCTTGGCTCGATACTGGTATAGAACAACTAATTCTAAATCATTCTGTTTTCCACAAAGACTATCCCCCAAGGAAACAGTATGTAAGAGCAACATCTTACCTTACAG gATACATTGTAAGACCGTCACGAAATGGGGATGGTTCTGAACTTGGATATGTATCTCATACTGATCCACATGGGAAACTACCAGTTTGGCTAGTGAATAAAGTTACGCAAATATTTGCACCAAAG atggttaaaaaattgcataaagcTTCTGTGGCCTATCCTAATTggaagttattaaataatccaAACTGTAAACCATGGCATTTCCCAGAACAAATTTCTGCACCACGAATACGAATTGAAGAT